In Strix uralensis isolate ZFMK-TIS-50842 chromosome 18, bStrUra1, whole genome shotgun sequence, one DNA window encodes the following:
- the TPX2 gene encoding targeting protein for Xklp2 isoform X5, translating into MSHPESRYSFDVPNPCINFATLSDDDGHNADSWFDQKANLENVPPAENLAKVSQNSPAFSKPDIILSSVTSQEIMSESRGEEDGGAECVQASAVPQNIVGSLTTWRAAAPAEASQRTGRRQATMQRKTQQRKQPARIKAERNANASVNKEEVPPLKKMRISANREKPTEVPMKSEPLQNPDLSPARGKSKLTMPSTPTMLKRTNLSGKLKSTEEQELEKMQQLQREVMELRRKNEESLKAAIAGAGQPVKRTAGQVTKPVDFHFCTENRIKQHAESQPGNEYKELDFAAVLRKHPPSPVRLPKGPTVPKPFNLSQGNKRKLEETTSDYVSLAEQVEAFQKRTPSRYHLRSRKSDEGPVPGKLVKARLTNPKTPVLLTKQRFRPTTCKTTAELEAEEIEKIQQYKFKARELDHKIFEGGPLLPKKLPVKELTQPVGFELEVEKRIQERESKKQQEEEHFEFRSRPCPTKILEDVVGVPEKKVLPVTVPKSPVFTLKSRTRTSGRDEEKEKEVVPVIKANPMPHYGVPFKPKMPEQRHVEVCPFSFDARDKERQIQKEKKIEELQKEEVPKFKALPLPYFDCVKLPEKKVKNPTQPEPFNLQVDERGAAKLQSWKQQLQEDLKRQKEAACFKARPNTVVYQEPFVPKKENKLLSVPESFELATEKRAKERQEFEKRLANIEAVRERCQERLRQRQEEHEKEEIAKLRQEMVHKANPIRKYRNVEVKPSDQPLTMPKSPNFSDRFRC; encoded by the exons ATGTCTCACCCAGAATCTCGCTATTCCTTCGACGTCCCAAACCCTTGCATCAACTTTGCGACTCTGAGCGATGACGATGGGCACAATGCAGACTCCTGGTTTG ACCAAAAAGCCAATCTGGAGAATGTCCCTCCTGCAGAAAATCTGGCAAAGGTCTCGCAGAACAGCCCTGCTTTTTCGAAGCCTGATATTATTCTGTCTTCTGTCACATCACAAGAAATAATGA GTGAAAGCCGTGGTGAAGAGGATGGTGGAGCAGAATGTGTGCAAGCCAGTGCAGTTCCTCAGAATATTGTTGGATCCCTGACAACCTggagagcagctgcccctgcagAGGCCTCTCAGAG GACGGGTAGAAGACAGGCTACAATGCAGAGAAAAACCCAGCAACGCAAACAGCCAGCTAGAATCAAGGCAGAGAGAAATGCTAATGCCTCGGTTAACAAGGAAGAGGTTCCACccctgaaaaaaatgagaat TTCTGCCAACAGAGAGAAGCCGACAGAAGTACCCATGAAGAGTGAGCCCCTCCAGAATCCTGACCTCTCCCCAGCGAGAGGGAAAAGCAAGCTGACCATGCCCTCCACGCCAACGATGTTAAA GAGGACCAATCTTTCTGGCAAGCTGAAGAGtacagaggagcaggagctggaaaaGATGCAGCAGTTGCAGCGGGAGGTTATGGAGCTGCGGAGGAAGAACGAGGAGTCTCTGAAAGCAGCTATTGCTGGAGCAG GACAACCCGTGAAGAGAACTGCTGGTCAAGTAACAAAGCCAGTTGACTTCCACTTCTGCACAGAGAATAGAATTAAACAACACGCAGAAAGCCAGCCTGGGAACGAGTACAAGGAACTGGATTTTGCAGCGGTACTGAGGAAGCATCCTCCTTCTCCG GTGCGCCTGCCGAAGGGACCCACTGTCCCCAAACCCTTCAATCTGTCccagggaaacaaaagaaaactcgAAGAAACCACATCAGATTACGTGTCCCTTGCTGAGCAGGTAGAAGCATTCCAAAAACGCACACCCTCCCGTTACCATTTGAGGAGCAGGAAATCTGATGAAG GCCCAGTTCCAGGAAAGTTGGTGAAGGCTCGGCTTACAAACCCTAAAACACCAGTGCTGCTAACAAAGCAGCGCTTCAGACCTACCACCTGCAAAACTACAGCTGAGTTAGAAGCAGAGGAAATTGAGAAAATTCAACA GTACAAATTCAAAGCACGAGAACTTGATCACAAAATCTTTGAGGGCGGGCCGCTCCTGCCCAAGAAACTCCCTGTGAAGGAACTCACGCAACCTGTTGGCTTTGAGTTGGAAGTAGAAAAAAGGATTCAAGAGCGTGAGAGtaagaagcagcaggaggaagagcactTTGAATTCCGTTCCAGGCCATGTCCAACGAAAATCCTGGAGGATGTTGTG GGCGTTCCGGAGAAGAAAGTGCTTCCTGTTACAGTCCCCAAGTCTCCAGTCTTCACCTTAAAAAGCAGAACCCGAACGTCTGGCAGAGATGAAGAAAAG GAAAAAGAGGTGGTTCCTGTGATCAAAGCGAACCCTATGCCACATTACGGAGTGCCCTTCAAACCTAAAATGCCAGAGCAGAGGCACGTGGAAGTTTGCCCCTTCTCTTTTGATGCCCGTGACAAAGAGCGGCaaattcaaaaagagaaaaaaatagaggaatTGCAGAAGGAAGAG GTGCCGAAGTTCAAAGCGCTACCTCTGCCTTACTTTGACTGTGTTAAGCTGCcagaaaagaaggtgaaaaacCCAACTCAGCCAGAACCATTCAATCTGCAGGTTGATGAACGGGGAGCTGCCAAGCTCCAGAGCTGGAAACAGCAG CTTCAAGAAGacttgaaaagacagaaagaggcGGCGTGTTTTAAAGCTCGTCCCAACACAGTGGTGTACCAGGAGCCTTTTGTgcctaaaaaggaaaataagctgTTATCAG TTCCCGAAAGCTTTGAGCTGGCGACAGAAAAAAGAGCTAAAGAGCGGCAAGAATTTGAAAAACGATTGGCAAATATAGAAGCCGTAAGGGAGAGGTGTCAAGAGCGGCTCAGGCAGCGGCAAGAGGagcatgaaaaggaagaaattgcaAAGCTAAGACAAGAAATG gttcaCAAGGCAAACCCAATACGCAAATACCGCAACGTAGAAGTGAAGCCCAGCGATCAGCCGCTGACCATGCCGAAGTCTCCCAACTTCTCGGATAGATTCCGGTGCTGA